In Xenopus tropicalis strain Nigerian chromosome 5, UCB_Xtro_10.0, whole genome shotgun sequence, one genomic interval encodes:
- the stx7 gene encoding syntaxin-7 gives MSYSTGQDPAQLAQTISGNIQKITQSSSEIQRIVNQLGTVQDTAELRNRLQEKIQYAHKIAKDTDRCLKDYASLPLESDQRQRKLQKDRLVSEFSSVLNNFQKIQRQAAEKEKEFVARVRAGSRVSGGFPDDSQKEGSLLTWENEGQPQATMQEEEITEDDLHLIEERETAIRQLEEDIQGINDIFKDLGMMVHEQGEMIDSIEANVENADVHVQQANQQLARAAEYQRKSRRKICIIIAVLVVAATVIGLIIWGAVKH, from the exons ATGTCTTACAGTACTGGCCAGGATCCAGCTCAGCTTGCCCAGACCATATCAGGCAATATTCAGAAAATCACACAAAGCT CTTCTGAAATACAAAGGATAGTAAATCAACTTGGAACTGTACAAGACACAGCAGAACTTAGAAATCGTCT ccAAGAGAAGATACAATATGCACATAAAATTGCCAAAGACACAGACAGATGCCTCAAAGACTATGCTTCACTGCCTTTAGAAAGTGATCAG CGACAGagaaaattgcagaaagatcGACTTGTGAGTGAGTTCAGTTCAGTACTTAACAATTTTCAGAAGATCCAAAGACAAGCTGCAGAAAAAGAAAAGGAGTTTGTGGCCAGAGTTCGCGCAGGATCCAGAGTTTCT GGAGGTTTTCCTGATGATAGTCAGAAGGAAGGGTCACTGCTCACTTGGGAAAA tgaGGGGCAACCACAGGCAACAATGCAAGAAGAAGAAATCACAGAAGACGATCTTCATCTGATAGAAGAAAGGGAGACGGCCATACGACAGCTTGAG GAGGATATTCAGGGCATAAATGACATCTTTAAAGACTTGGGCATGATGGTTCATGAGCAAGGTGAAATGATTG ACAGTATAGAAGCCAATGTGGAAAATGCAGATGTCCATGTTCAGCAAGCAAACCAGCAGCTGGCCAGGGCTGCAGAATATCAG AGAAAATCCAGGAGGAAGATTTGCATTATTATTGCAGTACTTGTTGTAGCTGCAACAGTCATTGGACTGATTATCTGGGGAGCTGTTAAACACTAa
- the LOC100497949 gene encoding trace amine-associated receptor 4 produces MNDSDFFWNQQNTNYCFQDTNNSCPKSNKELSSFSALLLFMLGAIIFTTVGNLMVIISVSHFKQLQTPTNVLVMSLAIADFLLGLLVMPYSMVRSLTSCWYFGEVFCKLHSCIDMMLSTTSIFHLFFISVDRYYAVCQPLHYYKNITTSVIEVFVFISWCLPCIYSFGLFFSNVDTEGTQDIGIFCTGSCFILLDKLWGTISSLISFYIPGNFIIGIYIYIFSVAKKQAKIVHHYPSTQDQKPNSRIKLSLTIETKAAKTLSIVMGTFLLCWLPFSVVALFDPYFNFASANGIYDIVLWLGYINSTLNPMIYAFFYPWFRKCFVLIMKGNIFNADSSSFHVLSNS; encoded by the coding sequence ATGAATGACTCTGACTTCTTTTGGAACCAGCAAAACACAAACTATTGTTTCCAAGATACTAACAACTCCTGTCCAAAGTCCAACAAGGAACTTTCCAGTTTTTCAGCTTTGCTCCTTTTCATGCTTGGAGCTATCATATTTACAACTGTGGGAAATCTAATGGTGATTATTTCTGTATCACATTTTAAACAACTCCAAACTCCAACCAACGTCCTTGTTATGTCCTTGGCTATTGCAGATTTCCTTCTAGGACTGCTAGTTATGCCCTACAGCATGGTGAGATCACTGACATCTTGTTGGTACTTTGGAGAGGTATTCTGCAAGCTCCACAGCTGTATTGATATGATGTTGTCTACTACCTCAATATTTCATctcttttttatttctgttgaCCGCTACTATGCAGTATGTCAGCCTCTTCATTATTACAAAAACATAACTACGTCTGTAATAGAGGTGTTTGTATTTATCAGTTGGTGTCTGCCCTGTATTTAttcatttggtctttttttttctaatgtagaCACTGAAGGTACACAGGATATTGGTATTTTCTGTACAGGCTCCTGCTTTATCCTGTTGGACAAGTTGTGGGGAACTATTTCTTCACTAATTTCTTTCTATATACCAGGTAATTTTATAAtcggcatttatatatatattttctctgtaGCAAAAAAACAAGCTAAGATTGTGCACCATTATCCAAGCACTCAGGATCAGAAACCAAACTCAAGGATTAAGCTGTCCTTAACCATTGAAACCAAAGCTGCAAAGACTCTGAGCATAGTAATGGGGACTTTTTTATTATGCTGGCTTCCTTTCTCTGTAGTTGCTCTGTTTGATCCCTATTTTAATTTTGCATCAGCTAATGGCATATATGACATAGTTCTGTGGTTGGGTTATATTAATTCCACTCTTAACCCCATGATTTATGCCTTTTTTTATCCATGGTTTCGAAAATGCTTTGTACTTATTATGAAAGGAAACATATTTAATGCAGATTCATCTTCATTTCATGTTTTATCTAATAGTTAA